The proteins below are encoded in one region of Vanessa tameamea isolate UH-Manoa-2023 chromosome Z, ilVanTame1 primary haplotype, whole genome shotgun sequence:
- the Not1 gene encoding CCR4-NOT transcription complex subunit 1 isoform X9 — translation MNLDPLTFSLSQINYLVANLSKKNFKQTNQELSQIVSLYGLEAENQLLRCLLTEAAKTSWDNDRPGTAFSVHATLLAQHLASLLNHPAKSTVVCRTLDHPTRSLQKVLKPANTLLTRLARLLKLTTAQDVAFSLVLRRNSSKPEIVSLAKNHLKKRFLDFVQCYLDAERGHQVERAGLQECSPEVLQTLLTSLAYDNFRLAAVTKDLFLKRLRIDFPREVVPIVLAPLLYPDDTQTPLEEMTTSDDMAAAMMDNSLAEIIRDIGYTFTASVEDCKNNMINFGAREPTAIDIARIISMMVRYHATLPEGPQIQTPGNYWMNHEAKKEAIAHGHPETWNAEIFVQTLKELASNLNWKEVILQLDHQEFIVPDRQGLSLLFTILRLGLQSAGYPANIFPVEYLCRRWTNLEGQMSLITNILKHPDIFSFADHPFHPVSIDLLKSPPETDNKEISTWRCLYLVELLLYASERGYYMQIHELFKFPLQHCPDILILALLQINPPVTVFRQELLTMLIPIFLGNHPNSGIILQHAWHSQNPNIKPIIMHAMADWYIRGESDQSKLSRILDVAQDLKALSLLLNVQSFPFVIDLACLASRREYLKLDKWLTDKIRDHGETFVSAMVKFLQRRCPQVLGKVPDEQLPKAAQLPPETIGTMLACLQLCIPNVQQELQEAIYNVIANCQTLILSKARPGIPGIARPHTRVLETPFNPAGLGGQLFTPHVDAIANLTPNVANMTLGAPANTAFAMPGTLGPLVTAPASPSRLMGAGPNSPFAMMQMQHNPNVANMSALARMPPVPAMDKPRLPDPIHFPDIMHNVSKEIEDEANSYFQRIYNHPPHPTLSIDEVLEMLKKFQDSSNKREREVFSCMLRNLFEEYKFFPQYPDKELHITAQLFGGIIEKGLVPSYVSLGLALRFVLDALRKPEGSKMYYFGIAALDRFKSRLKDYHKYCEHVRAIPHFSEFPPHLVEYIEYGLQSQEPPTKPQGAVLPASLAAMLNQSAVVTVSAPYRAVVCVHNPISVISKVTNCAAGGIGSRPSIANATNIDTLLTATDRDEKINAPPEAIQDKTAFIFNNLSQLNLQTKCEELKEIITDEYYQWLSQYLVMKRASIELNFHALYSNFLDVLKIREINKMVTKETYRNIRVLLRSDKGIANFSDRSLLKNLGHWLGMLTLARNQPILYVDLDLKALLLEAYHKGQQELLYVVPFVAKVLESCAKSVVFRPPNPWSMALMNVLAELHQEPDLKLNLKFEIEVLCKNLSLDITDLKPSLYLKDPEKLRTIEFQLSQPKPNKEPANVIPVNQAVVQAPQIQMMPPQPPMIPIEDMSGTVPTPTSGMIPNDPSMMGVLGLPEPRFNYLDVNVSSTSAFGQKICFNPHIILFQNYPHLKQFVKPAIERSIQEWIHPVVDRSIKYALTTCEQIIRKDFAFDPDEVRMRTCAHHMMRNLTAGMAMITCREQIISTISTNLKAAFITALIPTTPQQDIIESAAAVLATENMELACAFIQKTAVEKALPELDKRLMNDYEMRKIARQEGRRYYDPMVLTYQTERIPERVRLRVGGPTDLQISVYEEFACNIPGFMPVRDAGMFIPKPSAQEQIPQMTFSQVMNPTQVYGTDEMGTLITTAELFLSNALTVPLFAVQATNTHTLLECLIIARRNRDIVSGYTLLQRAVEGLLDGHIVQPGTNPEHAEMMTRYRDIHLRVLKLLEDARVYGHAWTTKQITYCVTECRDELRYNLEAIDCLVRNHLINLPQYDLALAHLMDNGNNYLAVAFAMQLVQLYLVDDRNNLYATESDLYHTTETLVRMMSHSRQPPPEGLATLIETIRINQDPSTYLGERSPLGPTAHIHNGILQVRARDYEDPPGLQEKTENLLREWRNVLLSPLTEIEIGQNFNIYVHRMNMNGILKSDDMITRFFRIATQMCIENVYQLLTEDRMNPPPVPPKREKYYAICDSFIKLVSLLIKNTADGGNPTPKLNLLNKILGIIAGCLLQDHEEHGANFQQLPYHRLLLILFLDMNMAEPVLESMNYQVLTAFCHTLRIIRPSVAPGFCYAWLEIVAHRAFVNRVLAVTPQQKGWGMYSTLLIDLFKFLDPFLRNTELATPVMMLYKGTLKVLLVLLHDFPEFLCDYHYGFCDEIPPNCIQMRNLILSAFPRNMRLPDPFTPNLKVDLLAEITLPPRAVINYATIIPSSQFKKDLDAYIKARAPVTFLSELRSNMQVVNEPGRRYNSQLMNAVVLYVGTQAIAHIRSKGQTPNMSTIAHSAHMDIFQNFTVDFDYEGRYLFLNAIANQLRYPNSHTHYFSCCLLYLFAEANSEAVQEQITRMLLERLIVNRPHPWGLLITFIELIKNPIYKFWSHEFVHCAPEIEKLFASVARSCIADKAGGGERELTE, via the exons ATGAACCTGGACCCTTTAACGTTTAGCTTATCACAAATCAATTATCTCGTTGCAAATTTAAGTAAGAAGAATTTCAAGCAAACTAATCAAGAGTTGTCCCAG ATTGTCAGTCTCTATGGCTTGGAAGCAGAGAATCAACTGCTGAGGTGTCTGCTTACTGAGGCGGCGAAGACATCGTGGGACAACGACCGTCCAGGGACTGCGTTCAGTGTTCACGCGACTCTACTAGCGCAGCATCTGGCGTCGCTTCTGAACCATCCTGCAAAGTCTACTGTGGTCTGTCGGACTCTAGATCATCCAACACGATCACTACAAAAG GTATTAAAACCTGCCAACACACTTCTTACTCGACTCGCAAGATTGCTGAAATTGACTACGGCCCAAGATGTTGCTTTCTCATTGGTGTTGAGAAGAAATTCATCAAAGCCTGAGATTGTTTCTCTTGCTAAAAACCATTTGAAGAAACGGTTTTTAGACTTTGTTCAGTGTTATCTTGACGCAG aaCGCGGACATCAAGTTGAGCGTGCAGGTCTTCAGGAATGCAGCCCTGAAGTTTTGCAAACTCTCTTAACTAGCCTCGCTTACGACAATTTTCGGCTAGCCGCAGTTACTAAGGACCTCTTTCTGAAACGTTTACGCATTGACTTTCCACGTGAAGTAGTGCCTATAGTGTTAGCGCCGCTACTTTACCCTGACGATACACAAACACCGCTCGAGGAAATGACCACATCTGACGACATGGCAGCAGCTATGATGGACAACTCTCTAGCGGAAATAATTCGAGATATTGGCTATACATTTACAGCTTCAGTAGAAGACTGCAAAAACAACATGATTAATTTTGGAGCGCGGGAGCCAACGGCTATCGACATAGCTAGAATAATTTCAATGATGGTGAGATACCATGCAACACTACCAGAAGGCCCGCAAATCCAAACACCTGGAAATTATTGGATGAATCACGAAGCGAAGAAAGAAGCAATTGCGCATGGACATCCAGAGACATGGAATGCTGAAATTTTTGTTCAAACATTAAAAGAATTAGCTTCTAATTTAAACTGGAAAGAGGTCATTTTACAACTAGACCATCAAGAATTTATTGTTCCTGACCGACAAGGTTTAAGTTTACTCTTCACGATTTTGCGATTAGGTCTTCAAAGCGCAGGTTATCCAGCTAATATATTTCCAGTAGAATATCTATGTCGAAGATGGACAAATCTAGAAGGTCAAATGAGTTTGATCACTAATATCCTCAAACATCCAGACATTTTTAGTTTTGCAGATCATCCATTCCATCCAGTTTCGATTGATCTATTGAAATCCCCGCCCGAAACTGATAATAAGGAAATATCGACATGGCGCTGTCTTTACTTGGTGGAACTTTTACTATATGCATCAGAACGCGGCTACTATATGCAAATTCATGAGTTATTTAAGTTTCCTCTTCAACACTGTCCTGATATTTTAATTCTTgcgttattacaaataaatccaCCAGTAACAGTATTCAGACAGGAATTATTAACTATGCTCATTCCAATTTTTCTTGGCAACCATCCTAATTCAGGTATAATTTTACAACACGCGTGGCATTCACAAAATCCTAATATAAAGCCAATAATTATGCATGCTATGGCCGATTGGTACATACGCGGCGAAAGTGATCAATCAAAGCTATCGAGAATATTGGATGTCGCACAAGATCTGAAGGCATTGTCCTTGTTGTTGAATGTCCAGTCATTTCCGTTTGTCATAGATTTAGCATGCTTGGCATCTCGAAGAGAGTATTTGAAATTGGACAAATGGCTCACAGATAAAATACGTGACCACGGTGAGACTTTCGTTTCAGCAATGGTTAAGTTTCTTCAACGACGATGCCCACAAGTACTCGGCAAAGTGCCAGACGAGCAATTGCCTAAAGCCGCTCAGTTGCCCCCAGAAACTATTGGCACAATGTTGGCATGCTTGCAATTATGTATTCCTAATGTACAGCAAGAGCTACAGGAAGcgatttataatgttatagcTAATTGTCAGACATTGATTTTGAGCAAAGCAAGACCAGGTATACCGGGCATTGCCCGTCCGCATACAAGGGTATTAGAGACACCTTTTAATCCTGCTGGTTTGGGTGGACAGCTGTTCACGCCCCACGTAGATGCTATTGCTAATTTAACACCAAACGTCGCCAATATGACTTTGGGTGCACCAGCAAATACTGCCTTTGCTATGCCTGGTACACTAGGGCCATTGGTTACAGCTCCAGCATCGCCATCGAGACTCATGGGTGCAGGGCCAAACAGTCCCTTTGCGATGATGCAAATGCAGCATAACCCTAATGTCGCTAATATGTCTGCTCTTGCTAGAATGCCTCCTGTACCCGCAATGGACAAACCGCGATTACCGGATCCTATTCACTTCCCAGATATTATGCATAATGTGTCCAAGGAAATCGAAGATGAAGCTAACAGCTACTTTCAAAGGATATACAACCATCCTCCACACCCGACTCTGTCGATCGACGAAGTATTAGAAATGTTAAAGAAGTTCCAAGACTCATCAAATAAAAGAGAACGCGAGGTGTTTTCTTGCATGCTCCGAAACCTTTTCGAAGAATACAAGTTTTTCCCACAATATCCAGACAAAGAGCTGCATATTACGGCGCAATTATTTGGTGGTATAATAGAAAAAGGTCTAGTTCCTAGCTACGTATCGTTAGGGCTAGCCTTAAGATTTGTCTTAGATGCTTTACGTAAGCCGGAAGGTTCTAAAATGTATTACTTCGGTATAGCGGCTCTGGATAGATTCAAATCTCGTTTAAAGGACTATCATAAATATTGTGAACATGTTAGAGCTATACCTCATTTTAGTGAATTCCCTCCGCACTTAGTTGAATACATCGAATATGGCCTTCAGAGCCAAGAGCCACCTACTAAGCCGCAAGGAGCAGTGTTGCCAGCGAGTCTTGCCGCCATGCTGAATCAGAGCGCCGTTGTTACCGTATCAGCACCATACAG GGCAGTCGTTTGTGTACACAATCCTATATCGGTTATATCGAAGGTTACAAATTGTGCTGCCGGTGGCATTGGCAGTCGACCGTCTATAGCGAATGCCACAAATATTGATACACTGCTAACTGCTACGGACAgggatgaaaaaataaatgctcCGCCAGAAGCTATACAAGATAAGACTGCATTTATATTCAACAATCTCAGCCAGCTAAACCTGCAAACTAAATGCGAAgaattgaaagaaataataacagATGAATATTATCAATGGCTTTCTCAGTATTTAGTAATGAAGAGAGCTTCAATCGAGCTAAATTTTCACGCTCTATATTCCAATTTTCTCGACGTTCTCAAAATACGGGAAATAAATAAGATGGTTACGAAAGAAACTTACCGAAATATTAGAGTATTATTGCGATCTGATAAAGGCATAGCGAACTTCTCTGACCGATCTTTGTTGAAAAATCTCGGTCATTGGTTAGGTATGCTCACTTTAGCTCGCAACCAGCCTATCCTTTATGTAGATCTTGATCTTAAAGCACTGCTACTTGAAGCTTATCACAAGGGCCAGCAGGAGCTTCTTTACGTCGTGCCGTTTGTTGCGAAGGTCTTGGAATCCTGCGCCAAGAGCGTCGTATTCAGACCGCCGAATCCATGGTCAATGGCTCTAATGAACGTATTGGCCGAGTTACATCAAGAACCcgatttgaaattgaatttaaagtttGAAATAGAAGTGCTTTGCAAAAACTTAAGTTTGGATATAACCGATTTAAAACCATCTCTATATTTAAAGGATCCCGAAAAATTAAGGACTATCGAATTCCAACTTTCACAACCCAAACCCAATAAAGAGCCAGCTAATGTAATTCCGGTTAACCAGGCTGTAGTTCAGGCTCCACAAATACAAATGATGCCTCCTCAACCGCCAATGATTCCTATTGAGGATATGTCCGGTACTGTTCCCACACCTACGAGTGGTATGATTCCCAATGATCCGAGCATGATGGGTGTTCTGGGATTGCCGGAGCCTAGATTTAACTATCTTGACGTGAATGTCTCATCAACTTCGGCTTTCGGTcagaaaatatgtttcaatCCGCATATAATTCTATTCCAAAACTATCCTCATTTGAAGCAGTTTGTGAAACCTGCCATCGAGAGGTCGATTCAGGAATGGATTCATCCAGTCGTCGATCGGTCTATCAAGTATGCCTTGACGACTTGCGAGCAGATTATAAGGAAGGACTTTGCTTTTGACCCTGACGAAGTGCGAATGCGGACGTGCGCGCATCACATGATGCGGAATCTTACCGCCGGAATGGCTATGATCACTTGCCGCGAACAGATCATCAGCACGATAAGCACTAACTTGAAAGCTGCTTTTATCACTGCCCTGATACCAACTACTCCTCAACAG GATATTATAGAAAGTGCAGCAGCAGTTCTTGCTACAGAAAATATGGAGCTCGCTTGCGCTTTCATTCAAAAGACGGCCGTCGAAAAGGCATTACCTGAACTCGATAAGAGGCTAATGAACGACTACGAAATGAGAAAAATCGCCCGGCAAGAAGGGCGCAGATACTACGACCCGATGGTATTGACTTACCAAACTGAACGCATACCCGAAAGGGTGCGACTGCGTGTCGGTGGTCCTACAGACCTGCAGATTTCAGTTTATGAAGAGTTTGCGTGTAACATCCCTGGGTTTATGCCCGTTCGCGATGCGGGAATGTTTATTCCTAAGCCATCAGCGCAGGAACAAATACCGCAGATGACATTCAGCCAAGTAATGAATCCGACACAA gtGTACGGTACCGATGAAATGGGCACTCTTATAACAACAGCAGAATTGTTCCTGTCCAATGCGCTAACGGTGCCATTATTCGCGGTCCAGGCGACCAACACTCACACTCTGCTGGAGTGTCTTATCATAGCGAGACGTAACCGGGACATCGTATCTGGCTACACTCTGTTGCAACGA GCTGTTGAAGGTCTTCTGGATGGCCATATTGTCCAGCCTGGGACAAACCCTGAGCATGCGGAGATGATGACACGCTATCGTGACATTCACTTACGAGTCCTGAAACTGTTGGAAGATGCTAGGGTTTATGGTCATGCTTGGACCACCAAACAAATAACGTACTGCGTCACCGAATGTCGGGACGAGCTTCGTTATAATCTGGAAGCGATAGATTGTCTTGTCAGGAATCATCTGATCAATTTGCCACag TACGATCTTGCACTCGCACATCTTATGGACAACGGGAATAACTACTTGGCTGTGGCATTTGCGATGCAACTGGTACAGCTCTACCTCGTTGACGATAGGAATAATTTGTACGCCACTGAATCTGACTTGTATCACACTACGGAGACTCTCGTTCGGATGATGTCTCACTCGAGACAGCCGCCGCCAGAAGGCCTAGCGACCCTGATCGAAACGATAAGAATAAACCAGGATCCTAGCACGTATCTTGGTGAACGTTCTCCATTGGGACCAACTGCCCATATTCACAATGGAATCCTGCAAGTACGA gcCCGAGATTACGAAGATCCACCCGGTCTCCAAGAGAAGACTGAAAATCTCCTTCGTGAATGGAGGAACGTGCTCCTGAGCCCGCTCACAGAAATCGAGATCGGACAGAACTTCAACATTTACGTTCACCGAATGAACATGAACGGAATACTCAAGTCAGATGACATGATTACTCGCTTCTTCCGTATCGCAACACAGATGTGCATCGAGAATGTGTACCAGTTGCTCACAGAGGACAGGATGAACCCACCACCAGTGCCTCCCAAGAGGGAGAAGTACTACGCGATATGCGACTCTTTCATCAAGCTCGTATCACTTTTGATCAAGAATACGGCGGATGGTGGCAACCCTACACCAAAACTGAATTTGCTTAATAAG ATCCTGGGAATCATCGCTGGGTGTCTACTCCAGGACCATGAAGAACATGGCGCCAACTTCCAGCAGCTTCCTTACCACCGTCTATTGCTCATACTGTTCCTTGACATGAACATGGCCGAGCCAGTCTTAGAATCTATGAACTATCAG GTTCTAACAGCATTCTGCCACACGCTCCGCATAATCCGTCCGAGCGTCGCGCCGGGATTCTGCTATGCCTGGCTGGAAATCGTGGCGCACAGGGCCTTCGTCAACAGGGTGTTAGCCGTCACGCCGCAACAGAAG GGCTGGGGAATGTATTCGACGCTGCTTATCGACCTTTTCAAGTTCCTCGATCCGTTCCTACGTAATACGGAACTGGCGACGCCCGTTATGATGCTATACAAAGGAACTCTCAAAGTCTTACTCGTTTTACTTCACGATTTTCCCGAGTTTCTGTGCGACTACCACTATGGCTTCTGTGATGAGATACCGCCAAATTGCATCCAAATGAGGAATCTCATCCTGTCAGCCTTCCCGAGGAACATGCGGCTGCCCGATCCTTTCACGCCGAATTTGAAGGTGGATCTGTTAGCCGAAATCACTCTACCGCCACGTGCAGTTATAAACTACGCTACAATTATACCGTCTTCGCAGTTTAAGAAGGATCTGGACGCGTATATCAAGGCCAGAGCGCCTGTCACGTTCCTTTCGGAGCTGCGTAGTAACATGCAG GTGGTGAATGAGCCAGGCCGCAGATACAACAGCCAGCTGATGAACGCCGTGGTGCTGTACGTCGGCACTCAGGCTATCGCTCACATTAGATCGAAGGGGCAGACCCCGAATATGTCAACTATAGCCCATTCAGCGCACATGGATATTTTCCAAAACTTTACCGTAGACTTTGACTACGAAGGAAG GTACCTATTCTTGAACGCGATCGCAAACCAGCTGCGCTATCCGAACAGCCACACTCATTACTTCAGCTGTTGTCTGCTTTACTTGTTCGCGGAGGCGAACTCTGAGGCCGTTCAAGAACAGATTACAAGGATGCTGCTAGAGAGGTTGATAGTGAACCGACCGCACCCGTGGGGTCTGCTGATCACGTTCATCGAACTAATTAAGAATCCGATCTACAAGTTTTGGAGCCACGAGTTCGTACATTGCGCGCCTGAGATTGAAAA gCTGTTCGCGTCCGTGGCGCGTTCCTGCATCGCTGATAAGGCGGGAGGGGGGGAAAGGGAGCTGACCGAGTAG